The following proteins come from a genomic window of Ornithinimicrobium cryptoxanthini:
- a CDS encoding FadR/GntR family transcriptional regulator codes for MSISQEARPPLPRRRRQTGWSTAEEIKGFIRDEGLTPGDPLPTEAELGDALGVSRSSVREAIRTLESLDIVKVRHGYGTYVGGLSLAPLVSGLIFRGSLNQDGSFRTLREVLQVRIALDLGVADELSQVYRGTTNDELRELVDEMRRRSHAGEFFTDQDGEFHRRLLSPLDNTIVRQLVGAFWEVHTCVVPMLAIPTSAAIDDTVEAHEHMLSALEEGDSLAYQEAVIQHYAPLQRSIELAVAAARDAAPLADPGVVSAGERG; via the coding sequence GTGTCTATCTCTCAGGAGGCCCGTCCCCCACTGCCGCGGCGGCGGCGACAGACAGGTTGGTCGACCGCCGAGGAGATCAAGGGGTTCATCCGGGACGAGGGGCTGACCCCCGGCGACCCGCTCCCCACGGAGGCCGAGCTCGGCGACGCACTGGGCGTGTCCCGCTCCTCAGTGCGCGAGGCGATCCGCACCCTGGAGTCGCTCGACATCGTCAAGGTGCGACACGGCTACGGCACCTATGTGGGGGGCCTGTCCCTCGCTCCGCTGGTCTCGGGGCTGATCTTCCGCGGCTCGCTCAACCAGGACGGCAGCTTCCGCACGCTCCGTGAGGTGCTGCAGGTGCGGATCGCGCTCGACCTCGGCGTGGCCGACGAGCTGAGCCAGGTCTACCGCGGCACGACCAACGACGAGCTGCGCGAGCTGGTGGACGAGATGCGTCGGCGCAGCCACGCCGGTGAGTTCTTCACCGACCAGGACGGCGAGTTCCACCGGCGGTTGCTGAGCCCGCTCGACAACACGATCGTCCGCCAGCTGGTGGGTGCCTTCTGGGAGGTGCACACCTGCGTCGTGCCGATGCTGGCCATCCCCACCTCGGCGGCCATCGACGACACGGTCGAGGCCCATGAGCACATGCTGTCCGCCCTCGAGGAGGGCGACAGCTTGGCCTACCAAGAAGCCGTGATCCAGCACTACGCCCCCCTCCAGCGCAGCATTGAGCTCGCGGTCGCCGCGGCCCGAGACGCGGCCCCCCTCGCTGACCCCGGCGTCGTCTCCGCCGGCGAGCGCGGTTGA
- a CDS encoding ABC transporter substrate-binding protein: MTNALNHSASRRGFLRLAGSVSLAAGFTAALAGCAPDDTNTPSTSDDATGSAPGAPAENGTITGAISYELGTNGYDPMTTTAALTVAVNWHTMEGLTEIDPATREVYAALATELPAVAEGGTSVDVTLRDGAVFHDGSPVTAEDVVYSFERVLDPENASLYASFIPFIAGVKAKDDTTVTIDLKFPVGVLAERLAVVKIVPKAAASGDREAFDANPVGTGAWKMTDNGAVSKIVSFERNDDYTGPRPARAAKMAWQIIPDPATRTNALQSKSVQAIDSVPYLSIDQLKSSASVESVQGFGLLFAMFNGTEGNPFADVRNRQAFLYALDMDKIIDTGLTGQAEAASCFVQKDHPAYQEAAVVYSLDLEKAKSLFSETGLTSFRVLATNHDWVKQCTPILLESLKAAGVEVQFEEKQSADAYTTIDGNPDAYDVFVAPGDPSVFGNDADLLLRWWYGGDIWTDSRMHWKGSETYDTVQGLFETGLQATEEQAQLDAWHEIFDVISEDVPLYPLFHRKAPTAWDDASLVDFQPISLTGLSFGGVASTK; encoded by the coding sequence ATGACGAACGCTCTCAACCACTCGGCCTCGCGCCGTGGCTTCCTGCGGCTCGCCGGCTCGGTGTCCCTGGCCGCAGGCTTCACTGCCGCGCTGGCCGGTTGCGCCCCCGACGACACCAACACCCCCAGCACCTCTGACGACGCTACGGGCAGCGCGCCCGGCGCACCTGCTGAGAACGGCACCATCACCGGCGCGATCTCCTACGAGCTCGGCACCAACGGCTACGACCCGATGACCACCACTGCTGCACTGACTGTCGCGGTCAACTGGCACACGATGGAGGGCCTGACCGAGATCGACCCGGCCACCCGTGAGGTCTATGCGGCCCTGGCGACGGAGCTGCCCGCCGTGGCCGAGGGTGGCACCTCCGTGGACGTTACCCTGCGTGACGGTGCGGTCTTCCACGACGGGAGCCCGGTCACCGCCGAGGACGTCGTCTACTCCTTCGAGCGCGTGCTCGACCCGGAGAACGCCTCCCTCTATGCCAGCTTCATCCCCTTCATCGCCGGCGTGAAGGCCAAGGACGACACGACCGTCACCATCGACCTCAAGTTCCCGGTCGGCGTCCTTGCCGAGCGTCTCGCGGTCGTCAAGATTGTCCCGAAGGCTGCGGCCAGCGGAGACCGCGAGGCCTTCGACGCCAACCCGGTGGGCACCGGTGCCTGGAAGATGACGGACAACGGTGCCGTGAGCAAGATCGTCAGCTTCGAGCGCAACGACGACTACACCGGCCCGCGCCCCGCGCGCGCAGCCAAGATGGCCTGGCAGATCATCCCCGACCCGGCCACGCGCACCAACGCGCTGCAGTCCAAGAGCGTCCAGGCGATCGACTCCGTGCCCTACCTGTCGATCGACCAGCTCAAGTCCTCGGCGTCCGTGGAGTCCGTGCAGGGCTTCGGTCTGCTCTTCGCGATGTTCAATGGCACGGAGGGCAACCCGTTCGCCGACGTGCGCAACCGGCAGGCCTTCCTGTATGCCCTCGACATGGACAAGATCATCGACACCGGTCTGACCGGTCAGGCGGAGGCCGCGTCCTGCTTCGTGCAGAAGGACCACCCCGCCTACCAGGAGGCCGCGGTCGTCTACAGCCTCGACCTGGAAAAGGCGAAGTCGCTCTTCTCCGAGACCGGGTTGACCAGCTTCCGGGTGCTGGCGACCAACCACGACTGGGTCAAGCAGTGCACGCCGATCCTCCTGGAGAGCCTCAAGGCCGCCGGAGTGGAGGTGCAGTTCGAGGAGAAGCAGTCGGCCGACGCCTACACCACGATCGACGGCAACCCGGACGCCTACGACGTCTTCGTCGCCCCGGGGGACCCGTCCGTGTTCGGCAACGACGCCGACCTGCTGCTGCGCTGGTGGTACGGCGGCGACATCTGGACTGACTCCCGCATGCACTGGAAGGGCAGCGAGACCTACGACACGGTCCAGGGTCTGTTCGAGACGGGTCTGCAGGCCACCGAGGAGCAGGCTCAGCTGGACGCCTGGCACGAGATCTTCGACGTGATCTCCGAGGACGTGCCGCTCTATCCGTTGTTCCACCGCAAGGCTCCTACCGCCTGGGACGACGCGTCGCTGGTGGACTTCCAGCCGATCTCGCTGACCGGTCTGAGCTTCGGCGGCGTCGCCTCCACGAAGTAG
- a CDS encoding dipeptide/oligopeptide/nickel ABC transporter permease/ATP-binding protein, with protein MRRRLTDRLVAAPGARLGALRDLPLPSKVALSLLTVLGLVALFAPLLVPAGPYAIGPAVQPPGAEHWFGTDGSGRDILARVVYGARSSLLIGLCATGGALLVAAVLGSIAATSGRVVSEILMRILDIVMSFPGIALAAVFVAVWGTSLPVIIFAIGFLYVPQLARVIRANVLAQFGEDYVAASRVMGASTTRILIKHVARNTLAPIMVFATVLVADAIVLEASLSFINAGVRPPDPSWGNILAEGKQLLLSGYWWPTFFPGLMILLTVLSLNVLAEGLTDALASPRIRRSVDVEADEEAQTGAPSTEPTVADELPSQGMTVGVTGNVMDLAAEEPAEFDTEEHNPGATPGEGAATDGVADLGGPAVGAGDGRPVLGRTDAQQARALLAASLETLRVAEQGRTDRLVYDDPSAEPLLEVRNLSIAFPEAHGDVDIVDDVSFSVRPGETMGLVGESGCGKSITAMSIMGLLPPTARISGEIRFEGQDVLTLTATQRNALRGHAMAMVYQDALSSLNPSMLVSSQLQQLIRRGGKRTAAELMELVDLDPKRTLKSYPHELSGGQRQRVLIAMALTRNPRLLIADEPTTALDVTVQQQVVDLLNELRRELGFAMVFVSHDLALVAQLAHRITVMYAGQVVEQGATSELLLDPRHEYTRGLLGSVLSIESGAARLHQVPGTVPSPRDFVAGDRFALRSAYAGIGVDTRPDLRLVPGTTHSYASTDALESVKAQEAHR; from the coding sequence ATGCGCCGTCGACTCACGGACCGTCTCGTCGCCGCTCCGGGTGCCCGCCTGGGCGCGCTGCGCGACCTGCCCCTGCCGTCCAAGGTGGCGCTGAGCCTGCTCACGGTGCTCGGGCTGGTCGCCCTCTTCGCCCCTCTTCTCGTCCCGGCCGGGCCCTATGCCATCGGTCCGGCGGTCCAGCCCCCCGGCGCCGAGCACTGGTTCGGCACCGACGGCAGCGGGCGTGACATCCTTGCGCGCGTCGTCTATGGAGCCCGCTCCTCCCTGCTCATCGGCCTGTGCGCCACCGGGGGCGCGCTCCTGGTGGCAGCCGTGCTCGGCTCGATCGCCGCCACGAGCGGGCGTGTGGTCTCCGAGATCCTCATGCGGATCCTCGACATCGTGATGAGCTTCCCGGGGATCGCGCTGGCCGCGGTCTTCGTGGCGGTCTGGGGCACCAGCCTGCCGGTGATCATCTTTGCCATCGGTTTCCTCTATGTGCCGCAACTGGCCCGCGTGATCCGGGCCAACGTGCTGGCGCAGTTCGGCGAGGACTATGTCGCCGCCTCCCGCGTCATGGGGGCCAGCACGACGAGGATCCTGATCAAGCACGTGGCCCGCAACACGCTGGCACCGATCATGGTGTTTGCCACGGTTCTGGTCGCGGACGCCATCGTGCTCGAGGCCTCGCTCTCCTTCATCAACGCCGGTGTGCGACCCCCGGACCCCTCCTGGGGCAACATCCTGGCCGAGGGCAAGCAGCTGCTCCTGTCGGGCTACTGGTGGCCCACCTTCTTCCCCGGTCTGATGATCCTGCTCACGGTGCTCTCCCTCAACGTGCTGGCTGAGGGCCTGACCGACGCGCTGGCGAGTCCGCGGATCCGGCGCTCGGTCGACGTCGAGGCCGACGAGGAGGCCCAGACCGGTGCCCCCAGCACCGAGCCCACCGTGGCCGACGAGCTGCCCAGCCAGGGCATGACCGTCGGGGTGACCGGCAACGTGATGGACCTGGCCGCCGAGGAACCGGCAGAGTTCGACACCGAGGAGCACAACCCCGGCGCCACCCCCGGTGAGGGTGCCGCCACCGACGGAGTCGCGGATCTTGGTGGCCCCGCCGTCGGTGCCGGCGACGGCCGTCCCGTCCTGGGCCGGACCGACGCCCAGCAGGCGCGTGCGCTGCTGGCTGCCAGCCTGGAGACCCTGCGCGTCGCGGAGCAGGGGCGCACCGACCGACTCGTCTATGACGACCCGTCGGCCGAACCACTGCTGGAGGTGCGCAACCTCTCGATCGCCTTCCCTGAGGCGCACGGTGACGTGGACATCGTTGATGACGTGTCCTTCAGCGTGCGCCCCGGCGAGACGATGGGTCTGGTCGGGGAGTCGGGCTGCGGCAAGTCGATCACCGCCATGTCGATCATGGGACTGCTGCCGCCGACCGCGCGGATCAGTGGTGAGATCCGGTTCGAGGGGCAGGACGTGCTGACGCTGACCGCCACGCAGCGCAACGCCCTGCGCGGCCACGCCATGGCGATGGTCTATCAGGACGCCCTGTCCAGCCTCAACCCCTCGATGCTCGTGAGCTCGCAGCTGCAGCAGCTCATCCGTCGGGGTGGGAAGCGGACGGCGGCCGAGCTCATGGAGCTGGTCGACCTCGACCCGAAGCGGACGCTGAAGTCCTATCCGCACGAGCTGTCCGGCGGCCAGCGTCAGCGGGTGCTGATCGCGATGGCGCTGACCCGCAACCCTCGCCTGCTCATCGCCGACGAGCCGACCACAGCCCTCGACGTGACCGTGCAGCAGCAGGTCGTCGACCTGCTCAACGAACTGCGCCGCGAGCTCGGGTTCGCCATGGTCTTCGTCAGCCACGACCTGGCGCTGGTGGCCCAGCTGGCACACCGGATCACGGTGATGTATGCCGGACAGGTCGTCGAGCAGGGAGCCACCTCCGAGCTGCTCCTCGACCCACGTCACGAATACACCAGGGGACTGCTGGGGTCAGTGCTGTCCATCGAGTCCGGCGCGGCGCGGCTGCACCAGGTGCCCGGCACCGTCCCGTCTCCACGTGACTTCGTGGCCGGCGACCGCTTCGCCCTGCGATCGGCATACGCCGGGATCGGGGTCGACACGCGACCGGACCTGCGTCTGGTCCCCGGGACCACCCACAGCTATGCCTCCACCGATGCGCTGGAGTCCGTGAAGGCACAGGAGGCCCACCGATGA
- a CDS encoding adenosine deaminase: MPRSVQALPKAHLHLHFTGSMRITTLRELADKHGLRLPAALLADWPPRLRATDERGWFRFQRLYDTARACVRDESDMRRIVREAAEDDAIEGSRWLEIQVDPTSYAPFVGGITPAIEIVLDEARSATRETGTQVAVIVAASRTRHPLDARTLARLAGQYAGDQAGTVVGFGLSNDERRGDTADFERAFQIAARAGLASVPHAGELLGPEHVRDALTHLEPDRLGHGVRAAEEPALLRTLVQRGVTLEVCPSSNVALGVYDDLADVPLRQLVESGVGIALGADDPLLFGSRLLAQYESARHDHGLSDEQLAELARGSIRGSRAPESTKAAVLAEIEDWIAS; this comes from the coding sequence ATGCCCCGATCCGTCCAGGCGCTCCCCAAGGCGCACCTGCACCTGCACTTCACCGGGTCGATGCGCATCACCACGCTGCGCGAGCTCGCGGACAAGCACGGTCTGCGGCTGCCCGCCGCCCTGCTGGCTGACTGGCCACCGCGCCTGCGCGCCACGGACGAGCGCGGGTGGTTCCGCTTCCAGCGGCTCTATGACACCGCGCGGGCGTGTGTGCGCGACGAGTCCGACATGCGACGCATCGTGCGGGAGGCGGCCGAGGATGACGCCATCGAGGGCTCCCGGTGGCTGGAGATCCAGGTCGACCCCACGTCATACGCCCCGTTCGTCGGCGGGATCACCCCGGCGATCGAGATCGTCCTGGACGAGGCGCGCTCCGCGACGCGCGAGACCGGCACCCAGGTGGCGGTGATCGTCGCGGCAAGCCGCACCCGGCACCCGCTGGACGCCCGGACCCTGGCCCGCCTCGCGGGTCAGTATGCCGGCGACCAGGCGGGCACGGTCGTCGGCTTCGGTCTGTCCAACGACGAGCGCCGCGGCGACACCGCCGACTTCGAAAGGGCCTTCCAGATCGCGGCCAGGGCGGGGCTGGCCTCCGTGCCGCACGCCGGTGAGCTGTTGGGTCCCGAGCACGTGCGTGACGCGCTGACCCACCTTGAGCCCGACCGGCTGGGGCACGGGGTGCGGGCCGCCGAGGAGCCGGCCCTGCTGCGCACCCTGGTGCAGCGTGGCGTCACCCTCGAGGTGTGCCCGAGCAGCAACGTGGCGCTGGGGGTCTATGACGACCTGGCCGATGTCCCGCTGCGTCAGCTCGTGGAGTCCGGTGTCGGCATCGCGCTGGGCGCCGACGACCCACTGCTGTTCGGCTCGCGACTGCTCGCGCAGTACGAGTCGGCCCGTCACGACCACGGGCTGAGCGACGAGCAGCTGGCCGAGCTGGCCCGCGGCTCGATCAGGGGCAGCCGGGCACCGGAGTCCACCAAGGCCGCGGTGCTCGCGGAGATCGAGGACTGGATCGCCTCCTGA
- a CDS encoding alpha/beta hydrolase fold domain-containing protein: protein MGPDAPARPAFDAELVPVLAARTGLLPKLSTQTLAQIRHLTAQGPLGVEPADLTMGGAICLTERTVPSSDPGVDISVLILSPAVGHGPWPAMFHTHGGGMVMGNSRSQIEPFLPHVAAGAVLVSVDYRLAPEHPDPAPVEDCYAGLVWTAEHAAELDIDPGRIMIIGGSAGGGLAAGTALLARDRGFPHLTHQVLFYPMLDDRMESHSSQMLDGEGTWDRHDNLFGWTALLGERRGGTAVSPYAVPARATDLTRLPRTYIDVGDCDAFRDEAVEHALRLSQAGVSVDLHLWAGAYHGSEITAPDAEVSQQMTRVRDDYLRRALRPAADAGVSRPPGP from the coding sequence ATGGGCCCCGACGCCCCGGCACGGCCGGCCTTCGACGCCGAGCTGGTCCCGGTCCTGGCGGCCCGGACCGGGCTGCTGCCGAAACTCTCGACGCAGACCCTGGCCCAGATCCGTCACCTGACAGCGCAGGGACCCCTCGGGGTGGAGCCCGCGGACCTGACCATGGGCGGCGCGATCTGCCTCACGGAGCGCACCGTGCCCAGCTCCGATCCCGGCGTGGACATCTCGGTGCTGATCCTGTCCCCTGCTGTCGGCCACGGCCCGTGGCCGGCGATGTTCCACACGCACGGCGGCGGCATGGTCATGGGCAACAGCAGGTCCCAGATCGAGCCCTTCCTGCCGCACGTCGCGGCAGGAGCCGTCCTCGTGTCCGTCGACTACCGGCTGGCACCCGAGCACCCCGACCCCGCCCCGGTGGAGGACTGCTATGCCGGACTGGTGTGGACCGCCGAGCACGCGGCCGAGCTGGACATCGACCCCGGCCGCATCATGATCATCGGTGGCAGTGCCGGTGGCGGTCTGGCTGCGGGCACGGCCCTGCTCGCCCGCGACCGCGGCTTCCCCCACCTGACCCACCAGGTGCTCTTCTATCCGATGCTGGATGACCGCATGGAGTCGCACAGCAGCCAGATGCTGGACGGGGAGGGCACGTGGGACCGCCACGACAACCTCTTCGGGTGGACCGCGCTGCTCGGCGAACGGCGGGGAGGGACCGCCGTGTCGCCGTATGCCGTGCCAGCCCGAGCAACTGACCTCACCAGGCTGCCGCGCACCTACATCGACGTCGGCGACTGCGACGCCTTCCGCGACGAGGCGGTCGAGCACGCCCTGCGGTTGAGCCAGGCCGGGGTGAGCGTGGACCTCCACCTCTGGGCCGGTGCCTACCACGGCTCCGAGATCACCGCCCCGGACGCCGAGGTGAGCCAGCAGATGACCCGGGTGCGCGACGACTACCTGCGCCGAGCGCTGCGGCCAGCGGCCGACGCCGGGGTGAGCCGACCGCCCGGGCCCTAG
- a CDS encoding UDP-N-acetylmuramate dehydrogenase — protein sequence MTQADRPPSTLAELTTMRVGGPAARFVTATTEAELIDAVRETDEAGEPLLVLAGGSNLLISDDGFPGTVVIVRTSGIEVPDASACGGVTVTVAAGEVWDDVVAHACEQGWSGTEALSGIPGSTGATPVQNVGAYGQEVAQTIAQVRVWDREEQRVRTLFADDLHFTYRHSVLKDSMVGPAARAGAVTPRHVVLSVTFSLRPTELSQPVAYAALADGLGVELGSRVPLQEAREAVLAQRRNRGMVLDPADHDTWSCGSFFTNPILSAGDFETLRARAVERWGPDGPVPPQFTAPDAMVKTSAAWLIDRAGFSKGHGLPGPAALSTKHTLALTNRGDASAADLVALAQEVRAGVADAFGVSLVNEPVLVGLSL from the coding sequence ATGACGCAGGCCGACCGGCCACCCTCCACCCTGGCTGAGCTGACCACGATGCGGGTGGGCGGTCCGGCCGCCCGGTTCGTCACCGCCACCACCGAGGCCGAGCTGATCGACGCCGTCCGCGAGACCGACGAGGCGGGAGAGCCGCTGCTGGTGCTCGCCGGCGGCTCCAACCTGCTCATCAGTGACGACGGCTTCCCCGGCACGGTCGTCATCGTGCGCACGTCCGGCATCGAGGTGCCGGACGCCTCGGCCTGCGGCGGAGTCACCGTGACCGTCGCCGCCGGTGAGGTCTGGGACGACGTCGTGGCCCATGCCTGCGAGCAGGGCTGGTCCGGCACCGAGGCGCTCTCCGGCATCCCCGGGTCGACGGGGGCGACGCCGGTGCAGAACGTCGGGGCCTATGGCCAGGAGGTGGCCCAGACGATCGCCCAGGTGCGGGTCTGGGACCGCGAGGAGCAGCGGGTGCGCACGCTCTTCGCGGACGACCTCCACTTCACCTATCGGCACTCGGTGCTCAAGGACTCGATGGTCGGTCCCGCAGCGCGTGCCGGTGCGGTGACCCCGCGCCACGTCGTGCTGTCGGTGACCTTCTCGCTGCGCCCCACCGAGCTGTCCCAGCCGGTGGCGTATGCCGCGCTGGCCGACGGTCTGGGCGTCGAGCTGGGGTCACGGGTGCCACTGCAGGAGGCCCGGGAGGCGGTGCTGGCGCAGCGCCGCAACCGCGGCATGGTGCTGGACCCGGCCGACCACGACACCTGGTCGTGCGGCTCGTTCTTCACCAACCCGATCCTGTCGGCCGGTGACTTCGAGACGCTGCGGGCACGGGCCGTGGAGCGGTGGGGCCCAGACGGGCCGGTGCCCCCACAGTTCACCGCACCCGACGCGATGGTCAAGACCTCGGCAGCGTGGTTGATCGACAGGGCGGGCTTCAGCAAGGGGCACGGCCTGCCAGGTCCAGCGGCGCTGTCCACCAAGCACACGCTCGCGCTGACCAACCGTGGCGACGCCAGCGCGGCAGACCTCGTGGCTCTGGCCCAAGAGGTCCGCGCCGGTGTCGCGGACGCCTTCGGGGTCAGCCTCGTCAACGAACCGGTGCTCGTCGGCCTGTCACTCTGA
- a CDS encoding ABC transporter ATP-binding protein: MMTRLERGTTPGGATDIPVIELRDVHVVHKARTGSLFRPDRVHAVAGVDFQVSRGETVGIVGESGSGKSTLARVMVGLQRPTQGQVLFRGEALRHGSRDRRTLGRAVSVVFQDPATALNPRMVVREQLIDPLRVHGIGDERSRLARVRDLIQLVGLPLSALEVLPRQISGGQRQRVAIARALTLEPDVVVADEPTSALDVSVRAQVLNLLTDLKDELGLGLVFISHDISTVRYVSDRVAVMNGGLIVETGPTCEVLTNPTDPYTRTLLAATPSLL, from the coding sequence ATGATGACTCGACTCGAGCGTGGCACCACCCCTGGTGGCGCCACGGACATCCCCGTCATCGAGCTGCGTGACGTGCACGTGGTGCACAAGGCGCGCACCGGGAGCCTGTTCCGCCCCGACCGGGTGCACGCGGTCGCCGGCGTCGACTTCCAGGTCAGCCGCGGCGAGACCGTCGGCATCGTCGGCGAGTCCGGGTCGGGCAAGTCCACGCTGGCCCGGGTCATGGTCGGCCTGCAGCGACCCACGCAGGGGCAGGTGCTCTTCCGCGGCGAGGCACTGCGCCACGGCTCCCGCGACCGTCGCACCCTGGGCCGTGCCGTGTCCGTAGTCTTCCAGGACCCAGCGACCGCGCTGAACCCGCGGATGGTGGTGCGCGAGCAGCTCATCGACCCGTTGCGGGTGCACGGCATCGGCGATGAGCGCTCCCGGTTGGCGCGGGTGCGCGACCTCATCCAGCTGGTCGGACTGCCGCTGTCCGCGCTGGAGGTGCTCCCGCGACAGATCTCGGGCGGCCAGCGGCAGCGCGTCGCCATCGCCCGTGCCCTCACCCTCGAGCCCGACGTCGTCGTCGCCGACGAACCCACCTCGGCCCTCGACGTCTCGGTGCGCGCGCAGGTCCTCAACCTGCTCACCGACTTAAAGGACGAGCTGGGTCTCGGGCTGGTCTTCATCAGCCACGACATCAGCACCGTGCGTTATGTCTCCGACCGGGTGGCCGTGATGAACGGCGGCCTGATCGTCGAGACCGGCCCCACGTGCGAGGTCCTGACCAACCCCACCGACCCCTACACCCGCACCCTGCTCGCCGCGACGCCGTCGCTGCTCTGA
- a CDS encoding ABC transporter permease — protein MSNLLRLIGRRLIALPIMILGVTLLVFLVMSLSPADPARLALGESASEDALEAYRERNGLNEPLVTRYLSFLAGLVRGDLGTTSGNAEVTEVVAQAFPITLQLTFIGLAIAIVLSLVLGVLAALYRDRLVDQIIRVLSIAALATPSFWLAILLIQWLGTIPGAWGLFPALILQWVPFLEDPGTYTNNIFLPAVALAVPVAGSLIRVVRTAMVEELDRDYVRTAIGSGIPRGEVVARNVLRNALITPLTVLGLRVGYLMGGAVIIEIIFNIRAMGQLILDGVTRNDVFLVQGVTLVVAIAFIVVNIVVDLLYVMVNPRIRNI, from the coding sequence GTGTCCAACCTGCTCAGACTGATCGGGAGGCGCCTGATCGCGCTGCCGATCATGATCCTGGGGGTCACCCTGCTGGTCTTCCTGGTGATGTCTCTGTCACCGGCCGACCCGGCGCGGTTGGCACTGGGCGAGTCGGCCTCGGAGGACGCCCTCGAGGCCTACCGCGAGCGCAACGGGCTCAACGAACCTCTGGTGACCCGCTATCTCAGCTTCCTCGCGGGTCTGGTGCGTGGCGACCTGGGCACGACCAGCGGCAACGCCGAGGTCACCGAGGTCGTGGCCCAGGCCTTCCCGATCACGTTGCAGCTCACCTTCATCGGGCTGGCCATCGCGATCGTGCTCTCGCTGGTGCTGGGAGTGCTGGCCGCGCTCTATCGCGACCGGCTCGTCGACCAAATCATCCGGGTGCTGTCGATCGCGGCCCTGGCCACGCCGTCGTTCTGGCTGGCCATCCTGCTTATCCAGTGGCTCGGGACGATCCCGGGCGCGTGGGGTCTCTTCCCCGCGCTGATCCTGCAGTGGGTGCCGTTCCTGGAGGACCCGGGGACCTACACCAACAACATCTTCCTCCCGGCGGTCGCGCTCGCGGTGCCCGTGGCCGGCTCGCTGATCCGCGTCGTGCGCACCGCGATGGTCGAGGAGCTCGATCGCGACTATGTGCGCACCGCGATCGGGTCTGGGATCCCGCGCGGTGAGGTCGTCGCCCGCAACGTGCTGCGCAACGCGCTGATCACCCCGCTGACCGTCCTCGGGCTGCGCGTCGGCTACCTGATGGGTGGGGCGGTCATCATCGAGATCATCTTCAACATCCGCGCCATGGGCCAGCTCATCCTCGACGGGGTGACCCGCAACGACGTCTTCCTCGTGCAGGGCGTCACCCTCGTCGTCGCCATCGCCTTTATCGTCGTCAACATCGTGGTCGACCTGCTCTATGTGATGGTCAACCCGAGGATCCGGAACATCTGA
- a CDS encoding patatin-like phospholipase family protein has product MFESMSVGRRRSRDDEPAQREAPDANPDERHRPVIGLALGGGGARGLCHIGVMRVLEEEGIGVDVVSGTSMGGLIGAFIAAGYTSAQMTEIATDLRWTKLIDWSPLSGRLINTKGFERWLSDVLPATFEELEMPLVLTATDITDGRIHYSQSGDLITALRATTAYPGAIEPIAVGAARLVDGGLLNQIPVDGALFLGAHRVLAVNATPLARVDHRREDAGSPRLKLRVGTIKELMRAVDVMQAQLTMARLSFYKPDVLLDPVIAGVEITDFHKADQAIEAGEHVAREHRDTLRSLVGP; this is encoded by the coding sequence ATGTTCGAGTCGATGAGCGTGGGACGACGACGATCCCGGGACGACGAGCCCGCGCAGAGGGAGGCGCCCGACGCGAACCCGGACGAGCGCCACCGGCCGGTGATCGGACTCGCGCTCGGGGGCGGCGGCGCCCGGGGCCTGTGCCACATCGGGGTGATGCGCGTGCTTGAGGAGGAGGGCATCGGGGTCGATGTCGTGTCCGGGACCAGCATGGGCGGACTGATCGGGGCCTTTATCGCGGCGGGTTACACCTCGGCGCAGATGACCGAGATCGCCACTGACCTGCGGTGGACCAAGCTCATCGACTGGAGCCCGCTGTCGGGGCGGCTGATCAACACCAAGGGCTTCGAGCGCTGGCTCTCCGACGTGCTGCCCGCGACGTTCGAGGAGCTGGAGATGCCGTTGGTGCTCACGGCCACGGACATCACGGACGGTCGGATCCACTACAGCCAGAGCGGTGACCTGATCACGGCGTTGCGGGCCACGACCGCCTATCCCGGTGCCATCGAGCCCATCGCGGTCGGTGCCGCTCGGCTGGTGGACGGCGGTCTGCTCAACCAGATCCCGGTGGACGGAGCGCTGTTCCTCGGGGCGCACCGGGTGCTGGCGGTCAACGCCACGCCGCTGGCCAGGGTCGATCACCGCCGCGAGGACGCCGGCTCGCCCCGGCTGAAGCTGCGCGTCGGCACCATCAAGGAGCTGATGCGCGCCGTCGACGTGATGCAGGCCCAGCTGACCATGGCCAGGCTGTCGTTCTACAAGCCCGACGTGCTGCTGGACCCGGTCATCGCGGGCGTCGAGATCACCGACTTCCACAAGGCCGACCAGGCGATCGAGGCGGGCGAGCACGTCGCGCGCGAACACCGGGACACCCTCCGCTCCCTGGTCGGCCCCTAG